One Coffea eugenioides isolate CCC68of chromosome 2, Ceug_1.0, whole genome shotgun sequence genomic window, GAGCGACGACTAGGACAATCTGACCCATACGGCGAGGATCTACAGAATGTATCATCCTCTGAGTCTGAACCAGCATCATGCAACGGAATACTAGGCTCTGGAACCAGCTGAAATGAAGGAAACATATCTCTGCCACTTCCATTACTAACATTGCCATCAGGAAATTTCAATTGCAGTTTATGATCCTCAAATCCATTGATTGGCTGAAAAGAGATTTTCATATGTCCAAGCGGTGGCGACGAAGGAGGTGACACAAGGGGGGAGATACTGCTCAGCATGTCTTTACTTCTCCCAGAGATCAGTCTAACATTAACATTTTGGCTGCCATTCTTCAGCTCAGAGACAACCGCACTTGGAGAGCTGGTTGAATTATCATCCTTCTCAAAAGACGGCTTTTGATGAAATCCATTCGTAAGCAGCTTATTGCCAAGTTCAAACATGCGAGATGAATTACTACTCTTCTCCAGACTGCCTCTAGTAGATGCAGTATGTGGACTGACTGGCACAACAGTTCCATAGGTTTCACTATTACCATTATGTTGGGAAGTATCAATATAGCTTTGATTGCATGGATCACTTAACTTTTGCAGATTGACTCCTAAATCAGCGGATGAAAACAACCATGATGCCTTTTTCATTAAGATGCCACCCCTTCTCTCATCCTGGCAAGGTGTAGAACATTCAGGGACAGCTGACTCATCAACACTTCCAGATCTCCCCTCTGTAATATCTGACTTTAGGATTGAAGCACCAATTCTGTCATCTTTACTCTTCTCAACTTCGCTAGATGGGGTAGGCATGCTGAAATCAGGAGGCTTTGATGGCTGAAGTCCTAGCAAGCCACCATTTGTCCAGAATGTAGCTGAAGTAACACTGGAAAGTTCAGGCGAAAGTTTTGGGAGCTCAGAAAAAATGCCTGAAATCTTATCACATACTCGAACACCTGAACTTTGATTTTTGGAGTCAGAGGATATATTGCTTGTAACAGAAGTGATATTTGAACTACCAGGAGTGTCACTAATTTCAGAAAAACCAGCATCTGGCAGACTGCCTGAATCCGGAGATTTACTAGCCATAGGAGAAGATTGCACCAAGGCACAAGTTTCCAAGGGTACTGAGCTGATTATACCGTCAGATGTTACTGCACCTCCAGAACAAGTTTCAGATAACTGGGGGTAAACGTCAATTCCCAGGGTACCATTACTTGGCAAACAGCTTGTAGTACCAACAGATTCAGCATTTGAGGATTGACTACCAGAATGCCCTGTTGTGAACATATCCAGGCCATGATCTACTGCTTTATTATCTGAATCAGAATACTGCTCTACCTCTTGCTTATTTGGGCCATCTGTATCTGTTTCATACTCTGATTCAATTGTGTTAAGTGCATCAACATAATTGTCTGTCTCACTATCAATGTCATCACGCTGTATATCACTAAAGGTCTGAATTGGCACATCTTCATTACCAAGTTTggcattcatttgaccaacagCTTCAATTTTAGAGCCATCAAGCTGGATATTACCAGATACAGGAATGGAGAATTCTTTATTATCTATCTGGCCGGCACTTATCAAGTGAATATCATCCCTGTCCTCACCTTCCAGATCAAAATCGACAGAACGTGTCTCTAAGGTCTCATCATGATCATACCCCTTGGCACCTCTGACATCACTTATTTCCCTATCCACAGTTTTTGGGTCAAATTCCCTAGGATGAGTCTCTGAAGTGTCAGCAAAATCATATTCCTTGGCAGCTTTGAATTGAATAGCTCTTCTTTCCTCGATACCAACATCCGTTGAATGTGCCTCCAGATTCGCATCATGATCATATTCCTTGGCAGCTCTGAGATGACTACTTTCCCTATCCTGAGTTTCAACATCAGAATGCATCGACCATGTCTCTGCGGTGTGAGCATAATCATGTTCCTTGGCAGTTTTGAAATGAACAACTCCTCTTTCCTCAgtttctccatcaaatttctCTATGAGTGTGTCTAGACTGTCATCCTGATCATATCTATTGGCAGATCTGAGATGACTAGTTCTCTCTTCAGTTTCTGTGTTAAAGTTTGTAGGATGTGCCTCTAAAGTATCATCATAACCATATTCCCCGGCAGTATTTAAATGACTAGCCCCTCTCCCGGTTTCTCCATGAAAATTTGTTGATAGTGCCTCCAGATTCTCATCATGATCATATTCCTTGGGAGTTTCAAGATTAACGGCTCCCCTCTCCTCAGTAATAAGGTCAAATTTCATAGACAATGTCCTGACAGTCTCATCATGATAATATTCCGTACCTGCAGGCTCCAATATTTCTGTCTTTCCATCCCACGTGACAGAAAATGAACTGGGACCAGTTTGTTCTCCTGATAAGCTACTCTGAGAGTCATCCACAACTGCAGCTTTTCCATCCACTAAAACAAAATTATTGGAATCACTATGGGGCATCCCTGTGGGAAACGATGAAGATTCATTGTATGCTTGTTCCTCATCATGCATCGAGTAACTTGAACGTGATAAACCCTCTATGTCACCTGACCAATACCTTGAACCTAAAGACATTGACTGGTCTCCATGGTCTGATTTTGACACACCATAATTCGAGTCATTACATTGCATCATTGCAGAAGACAATGGAGATCCATTATACGCAGGCTCCTCATCATGCATTGAGTAACTTGGTCGTGATGATCCATCAAAGTCAACTGACCAATACCTTGAACCTAAAAAGACTGACTGGTCTGATTTTGCCACACCATAATTCGAGACTGTTTGAAAGGGGGATGTTTGGCCATCAGTATTTTGTGAAGCAAATTGCGTTCTGCACATGCAAAACATCAGATGATTCATTGTCCAGATAAGCAAACGATAAAGTCAACAATATGACTTTCTTCACCATTAACTTCCTTGCTTTATGAATCCAAGTATTGAACAGATAATGCACGTACCTGCTGCTGGTATTGGAGAATGATGCACCACGCAACAGTTCTCCAGTCTTGAGCACAGATCTTTTCTTCTGCTTAAATTTAACATGTCATGAACAGCATCATGGGAAGTAACACACGAACATTTATATAATTATCTTCATGTTGAATGCAACTAGAGCATGGGGAAAACTACTACCGATGATAAGACACAAACGAGAAATATGCCAACTCTGAGCACAAGAAATATATAGGCACAGAATTCATCAAGACCGTAGAAAACAGATCACCAAGAATCTGGTCATTTATCATGGCATGTACTGTATGGTGCCCATGCCCAGCCTGGAACCAAAGTCGTTCCCAAGGCCCGCAAGGGTGGAACTTGCAAAACTAAACTTTGAAGTTTGTCTCAATGGACATgtaaaaataaactaaattaAAGTCAAAACTTCTGTTTGATTGGCAAAACAGAGCATGGAGGCAACAGATTAACCATCTATTGTGGTGATAACTGAACACCCAGACGAGACTTTTgttcaacaattttttttccagACTTACTCCCACCACGCACGCTTCCTAAGCCCCTCAAATACTTAACTATTCTCCAATGCCAATTTACCTAACTCCTTCTGATTGATAGATTTCTTGacttttacttttgttttttgtgtATGCTACTAAATTTTCACTTATTAACCTCTAAACAGTGCTTCACATCAAGTATAGGATAGCATGTGAAAAATAAGTGCTCTGTTTGGATCcttcagtttttcaaaaactaatttttcaaataatttttaaaaagtactctaaaaggtagtctaaaaagtagtctaaattttttttaatgtttaaaaaatatcccaaaatatattttaaaaactctactactcttaaatattccaaaatattttctaaaaatatcccaaaatatactctaaaaaccctgctacagtaaaatttttcaaaaacacccccaaaaacagctaTAATCCAAATGGAGTTCTGTAACTTAATTACGCAAAGCATACAAACTTGGATAAAGAGAGCAGTTTCTACagcaattttttaaaattaattttcaaaAGCCAACGAATCTTCTAAATAACACATAATCAGAACCAGGTTAACCAATTATGTTCAATTTTCTACAAGTATTATGCCTGGAGACCCTTCATTTGCTGGTCACTCTTTAATCCATTTGACTTACTGATGCTTACACTTAATTGCCGTTTTTAATTGATTACATACGAGACATTATTAGTGGGGTAATGGACTCAGATATCTTAACCCAAAAAGAACATATATTCATGGAAAGATTGGGATGCATTTCTCAaggttttagttttctttttcaagtTCTTCACAACAGTTTCTGATTTGCAATTGTATGAGATCAGCAATTATGGTGATATGACAGACCATCAGCTGCAAAATCCTCTATTAAAGGCTAGATGCCACCACTTTGTCTCATACAAAATTATCAACTCCAGCAAAAAGTTATATCCAACTAACAGAGGACTCTGATGCTTCCGTTATACCGAGTTCCAGCAATTTTCAGAGAGTACCTTAATTTTTCGACCCTTCTTCTCTTTTAAGACTTTATCAGTATATGCTCCATCAGACCCAGATGAAGCTCTTTTAAAGAATGATGGATCTGAATATCTTTTCAGGCAAGATCCAGGACCACCGGGATCAAATCTGGATGACAAGATGAGAAGTTTTAAATACAATTACAACAGAAAATAGGATGTTATCATAGGTGAATCTAGAAGATTCCATACTTGTCAAGCAAATCCAAATGTGGAGGCCCTCGGCAATGTTCATAAGAATCCATGATAAATCTTGGCAAGTCACTACATACAAAATGACTTTGTTCGCATCGGAGACGGGAGTGCCAATTGGCACCTGCATGTTAATTACTTCAATAATTAAGTACAATTTTTAAAAGGAATGTCTCAGGAACAGTAAAAAGCAGATCTTCTAGGACAGATAATATACATGAAAACCAAAAAATACAATATTAGGTCAGATATATTTTTTGGCAAAACTGTACTCAACCTAAAGAGGTAAGTATGGTATTTAAGTATTAAAGCAATAGCCATCACCTGAAGTGTAGGCAAAGTGCACGTGACTCCTTTGGGCCAAAACTAACTTCTCAAGTCGAGGAAGTGCGGCCTCAATTCTTTGTACACGCCCCACCAGCTTATGGCTTCTAGAAGATGTTATCATGACTTGCTCCTGTAAGCCATGGAAAACCTCTCCTGCAAACCTACCATAAGTAGAAGAAGATATATCAGTACTATGTTATTACACAACCCAAATTGTAAAAGCACTACCATACTAAGAACTTCAGGACCAATAATTATTTCAAGCAGAATAATAGCAGCAGCATTGTAACACAGACCATTAACTCCAGAAATTTATGAACTATTGATGTAAAAGACCTGGAACACACAAAAAGCTTCACTCCATCAGCCACAGTGAAATACTTAAATCTGGAAATACAATCTCAATTTTCAAGAGTACTGACAGTAATTATGCAATAATCATCAGAATATCAGGAACCAATATAGCAAAGCTAATGGAAGTCAGAATTAAAGAAACCAAAAGGAAGACGCTTCAAGGGTATCCATCAAAATAGTTTTCTAAGCTGTCTCAGACTATGGCTTTTAGCAGATTGCCATGTTGCTCCATATAGTACCTTGTACGTAGTTATTATATTGAACTTTATATCACTTTCTCTGCCCAAGTAAAGAAAGTTCATCTTTCTAATTAGTAAGCTTATAAGGAGTTCTCAGTCAATTAGAGAACTTTCCCTGATCAGCTGAAACtcatagcaaaaaaaaaaaaaactttaaagaAAAATTCTTTCTTGTATTGCTAAAAGTAATCGTTGTTTTCTTTTAGGAGCTCATTCCATTCAAGAAATGTGCATCATCGGATCTTACTTTCATTACAGGTTAGTAATTGATACATAAATCGCTCAAAAAGAGATTAGCGGATAAATGTAACAGATATTTCTCTCAGCTTCTATACTAGTCTTTCAACGATTAAGATTGATAACATAAATTTCAAAGTacttattctctctctctctcacacacacacacacacacacgcacaaGTTCGTCGATGCAGAAAAATATGCACgcaccaaaaaaagaaaataacaatATTTAGTCAAGGACAATGCCCTGATTGCTTCTACTGCTAACTTCAATTAGAATACTAGAAGTACTCCATTTAAATAACACGAATTTAAACAGCATAAGAAAACAGCCAGAACCCAAACTGCCGAAATCTTTCCAACTCCACTAATAAGTACTAAAACGTTAACCTCCAGAATAGCAAAAGCTTCGAAATTCACcacaaattcacaaaattaaccGACAGATTCAAACTTTTCGAATTATTCCACAGCGCTCGAAACAAAAGCTCCAAAAAAATACAgaaatgacaccaaaattgacCAATGACAAAACAGTTGACAACAAAACTTCTCCAAAGCACAAACATGCTAAGAAAACTCACTCAGCGAGATCACCGAGCTGACGCAAGATTCCGACGAGGCCAGCAACGGCGACGCCCTCGAGAACGGCCTTCGGATCCTCCTTGTTGGCCTCCGCATAGAGCTCCGGAGCTCCCAGTCCGTACTCGCTTCTCACCTCCACTCTCACCAACGGCATCGTTTTAGTAGCACCTTCtcaaaaaaaacacacacacacacactaaaACACTCTGACTGTGTGAAAAGCAGCAGGCAGAAAAGCTAACTCACACAGTTGAAATAAGTATTTGGAGTGGTGGcattactaatttattactactctctctctctctctctctggagAAATGAGGAAAATAAATGAATGGGAATTGAATGCAGGAAATAGTAAATGAGATGCAGAGGAAAGCAGGAGGAGAGGAAGGGGAGGGGGGAAGAAATTAGGTGAAACGATTGGAGCAGCTTAACTGCAAGAGGGAGGGCGGTTTTAGCGTCggatttgtttccttttctgaGAATTTGAGGGGTGGTATTGCCAACTCTGCAAGCCATTCTTTTTCGCACTACTATTTCATGTGGCAAATTGCAAATTTAGCCCTTTAAATTTCTAATTAAAACCACTTTGATCGTTTAACTTTTGTTTAGTGGAGTCTCATTTGCTTACTTTGCTAAAGAGCATACACGAGGAAATATACAGAgaaagaaataattaaaaacaaaattgaTCCCAGAAACTCAATGAACACAAATTAAGGGTATATTTGATAACTCCAAGTGATGCTAAAATTAATTCCTCAagagttttttaaaaatttagcATGTTTGATAACAGAAATGTGTTACCACTTGATACATTGAAAAGTACTGCTTAATTCCCTGTATACAATAGGAAAAAGAATTGTTTAACTTGTATTGAAATTTTTAagtgaaagtttttttttattgaatttgtTGAATTAATCACATCTATTATCCCTCTCGCACACAGAGCACATTTTCAGACATGTTCTAATACACATGCATGTATTTTTTACTCTTTCTTTTGATACACATTCTTGTACTCAAAACACACGCGCTTAAATATCACTTGGTTCATTATATTCCTTCAAATAAATACAATTTTTCTCTCCAATACacaaaaaaaagttaattgTTTTAAAGATAAATTATCATATTTTATACTGTTTAAATTTAgttaattatcaaataaatataACTTTATCGGTACAGCAACTTAATGCTCACATCATTTGATTTTTAGACttcaaatttatcaaatgaTGCCTAACTATGAGTTTCTCCTAAATTGTCATGGTCAGGTTTGTAAGGTCGTAATCATCAAAATTTGTTCCATTTAGTACCTTAAGTAAGGTTGAAGAATAGCTTTTATCTTCTAGTTATATCTTGTTATTTGGTCGAAATGTGGTCAGAAAAATTTTGGGCGATGCAAGTGGCCTAAAGGTTAAATTGAGTGATtgttaaaattaaaagaataggGATCAATtcctcaaaaacaaaaaagaagagtAGGGGTCAATATGTTTGAAAAACGAAATCTACGAGTCTAAAGTAATTTTAGGGAAAAAGCTGATGGACCAGTTTAATAAATTGTTCATTCCAGGCGTGGAGTGTGGGGAGGTGGCTGAATGATTACGGGAGAAAGGACAGAGTGGGGATCCAAAGGACGAAAATGGGGCTGGTCTTTGGATGATGTGACTTTTCTGTCCGGGCATTGGTGGAGTGGTCGTCGCTGAAATGACCATTTTAGCCTCTATGAAATGGTTTTGTTACTTTTGTAAGTACTATTTTCGTTTGTTTAATTGGGAGGTAGTGGTGGTGCTTGTGGTTCCGATGAGATTTTCCGATTTGTTTAATCCGCCGTGTAGGACCGGTCACGGCGCTAGGCCAAATGGCTTTTATTAAATTACATCGACGTCCCCGAAGCCTACTAGAATTACTAAAAGTGTTCTTGAAATTTTAAATAAGTAATAAATTGTCATTAGAACTAAGATAAGAAGCATTAGTAGAAGAAATTGTTTAGTGTATGATTTAAGTGATACATTCCTATAGAGCACAAAGTTATATGAATAGCTAGATTAATAGGACATGATTTTGTCTACAAATTTATACTATATATTGAAATTGTTTAACGGTAGAAATTAAAACATTAAATTCTAGACAAGAGAATAACTATGATTTATACATGATTTGTTCTTCTTTTGGAATGCATGAGTTGACCTACTTTATTAGTTCAGTCCTTTCAAGACTGCtgcacctctttttttttttcttttttttttttggaagtgAACATAGCATGAAAATTCCAAAGAAAgtttagaaataaaaactaTTATGGTTTAGAGTCATCAAgaagtattatttgaaataattactgtagcactttttgtgacatgatatatgtaagataaaaaggtggttgaaaatataaaaaggtggattggaaaatgtgtttatgatgcaagcgaaatattatttgggataatttcactaTCAAAACAAACCCAATGTTAGATTCACTTGGCCAATTTGCTTTTGGAattccaatttttcaaaatcatctcaattCTActatagagaaaaaaaattaattcaaaaattatcttaatTTTCCATCTGAGCATTATCCTTCAATTCATACAATAAAGCCATAAAGAATGGAAGAACAACATAGGTGTATAGCCCATCATCTTGCAATCTTCCTTGGTAAAGGTCGAGATTGAGGTTTACCATTGTAGTACCACAATTTTTAGGACTACAATTTCATCGTACACATCACATGAATCAAAAGCTAGTATTAGTGTAAAAAGCTTTTGCATTATAATATGTCGGATTCAAGAACAAAAGGAAAATGGTTGTTTCTTTTTGTCTTATTTTCAtcgacctttttttttttgaaacaggAAAGGAAACTGGTCGAAGAACATGGGAGTGGTCGGACTGCAGATGGAGGAAGTAGGGCTCATGCAGGGGCTTCTCTAACTACGAGGTTAACTTACAGCAATGGACAAAATCACAACATGTTGATTATAAGATAATGATTGATTGCAATCCCATTTTCTGCCTCTTTAAATTATACTTATGCACCTGTCAAAGCCTCAAAATATTGGTTTATGGACCCTAATAGACAGAAGTTACCACTTCTTTCCCCACAAATCCAAGATTTGCAAGATCTAACTGctgattaaaaaaattcaagaaaccaTCATCATGAGAATCAGCATAGTTGACTTTATATCCCAGTTGAATTGAATCTGGTTTGGTCTTGTTTGACTGCATCTGTTTCCATGGAATCAATCTCAGTGGCCTTTCACTTCGACCAATATTTACGTTACTTAAAATAATTCTTACTTAACAAACTTTAATCAGTTCATTAATTAGGACAGAAGTCACAGAACCCAACTGCTTAGCAACCATTGGTGTAACCTATCAGCAGAAAGAAAGGGATTGGTAAACTAAAATATctcagattttttttcctttttcttgtttgggtttgttttgtttgctttctgttcttcttcttcttcattattttttcctttctgGTTTCTTATGACAGATGTTTATTGGACAATTATTAATGTAATGTTAATACATACACTCATAGTGACTGTCACCTTTATATTCAAATACTTTTGTTAGTTAtctaaatatatttaacaaataACACCTGATATAACTATAGAGCGTACGTTCATTTGCCACCCCATAAAtaaacttttttctttaaatttaattttattgcaTGGTATAATTGGTTAATTAACAAGACCAGATTCACAGTTAAGTACAGGATTCTTGTAAACTGACATGTTCATCATTTTGTGGTACAGCCTTGCATTCAATTAAGAACAACTAGGCAATCAAACATAGGTCCTCCTTTGTGACTCCATATAAGGCAAAAGATCCAATAATTTATGGTTAGTGTCCTTTTCTTAAGGTACATTAGAGTCCTTATAAAAATCAGGAAACACTATCACTGTCTATGTGCTAAGATTTTCTAGGGTTGCATTCATTGTTTACTTGTAAATATTTGACTAAACATATGTTTCTTCATTCAATGTTTTCCCAGAAAGACAAGTGACAAAACTGTGGCCATGTGCAAGCAttcaaaaaattagaaaaaaaaaaaagataatagtCTATAGTACGGAACCTTAATTAGATGCTTAATCCTTCCAATTAAGCCAAAAAGTATATGGTTATTTGGAGCAAGTTGTTCATCCACTATGATCAAAGCTTCTCTTATGCAAATTTGATATCGAGCAATTAGATAATCTTACATGTTCTCCAATTATTAGAAGATTTCAAGAAATAAAGAGGCTTGAGTTAAGTATTACCTAAGGggagttatttattttcttgggCCCTAGTCGATCGGTCGACTCCTAATCTCTCTCTCTTAACAACAAGTTAGTATGTCTTCAATATTAGTTCAAAGAAAGTTCACTTTTTTCAGTAAATATAGGTGCATACCATAATGTACTATATCATGGCagttcccccccccccccccccaaaaataCCCCATTTCTTTGTTGGAAAAATGAACATTTGGTTATAAACTTATATATGTCGATATTCGAGGGAgagttgggttgggttgggtggtaaaGTGTGAAAAATTGTGAAGATGACATCCTTAATTTAAAACCTCCCACtatgaaaaaatagaaaaaaaatgctcattatttaaaaaaattccaTATCAATAAGAAGTTAGTATTTACTTACCAAACCAAATCTGCCTTGGAAATCTTTCTTGGTAAAAAATTATCAAGTTTTTGTAGCACCGTGATGATTCATCAGGGTCTCATTCTCTGCTAGGTTATTTGGAAAGGCTTGATACCTCATTTTGGTAATAATAACCATTACTCAACCTTGTTTGGATtggcattttttttcaaaaaatttttatattttccatGAATACAtgtttcaatcacttttttatctcatatacatcgaATCGTTACAATGAATATTTTGTTATAAACTTCTATATGTCGATATTCgagggagggttgggttgggtgataAA contains:
- the LOC113762735 gene encoding protein SCAR3 isoform X1 codes for the protein MPLVRVEVRSEYGLGAPELYAEANKEDPKAVLEGVAVAGLVGILRQLGDLAEFAGEVFHGLQEQVMITSSRSHKLVGRVQRIEAALPRLEKLVLAQRSHVHFAYTSGANWHSRLRCEQSHFVCSDLPRFIMDSYEHCRGPPHLDLLDKFDPGGPGSCLKRYSDPSFFKRASSGSDGAYTDKVLKEKKGRKIKKKRSVLKTGELLRGASFSNTSSRTQFASQNTDGQTSPFQTVSNYGVAKSDQSVFLGSRYWSVDFDGSSRPSYSMHDEEPAYNGSPLSSAMMQCNDSNYGVSKSDHGDQSMSLGSRYWSGDIEGLSRSSYSMHDEEQAYNESSSFPTGMPHSDSNNFVLVDGKAAVVDDSQSSLSGEQTGPSSFSVTWDGKTEILEPAGTEYYHDETVRTLSMKFDLITEERGAVNLETPKEYDHDENLEALSTNFHGETGRGASHLNTAGEYGYDDTLEAHPTNFNTETEERTSHLRSANRYDQDDSLDTLIEKFDGETEERGVVHFKTAKEHDYAHTAETWSMHSDVETQDRESSHLRAAKEYDHDANLEAHSTDVGIEERRAIQFKAAKEYDFADTSETHPREFDPKTVDREISDVRGAKGYDHDETLETRSVDFDLEGEDRDDIHLISAGQIDNKEFSIPVSGNIQLDGSKIEAVGQMNAKLGNEDVPIQTFSDIQRDDIDSETDNYVDALNTIESEYETDTDGPNKQEVEQYSDSDNKAVDHGLDMFTTGHSGSQSSNAESVGTTSCLPSNGTLGIDVYPQLSETCSGGAVTSDGIISSVPLETCALVQSSPMASKSPDSGSLPDAGFSEISDTPGSSNITSVTSNISSDSKNQSSGVRVCDKISGIFSELPKLSPELSSVTSATFWTNGGLLGLQPSKPPDFSMPTPSSEVEKSKDDRIGASILKSDITEGRSGSVDESAVPECSTPCQDERRGGILMKKASWLFSSADLGVNLQKLSDPCNQSYIDTSQHNGNSETYGTVVPVSPHTASTRGSLEKSSNSSRMFELGNKLLTNGFHQKPSFEKDDNSTSSPSAVVSELKNGSQNVNVRLISGRSKDMLSSISPLVSPPSSPPLGHMKISFQPINGFEDHKLQLKFPDGNVSNGSGRDMFPSFQLVPEPSIPLHDAGSDSEDDTFCRSSPYGSDCPSRRSDSNSEQWESSESPSSKEPELYDALRRISFTDPVPIYGNTGSAVQGEVNNNFRPQIPLARSSVEHSQSGHLFDLPILDTLHPSFMEGNDCDVNSLTELQCYKEPDPSPPPLPPPQWRAMKPQAEIADNRQVVLSENLGFAVDHMFGSTISQHPKPAPLKQEQIIEAAHTMKSKQPDLQKTTRQKEVNQAVLRKEIEENDFLHQIRTKSFNLRRTVTAKPTATAVPPTGIQVTALLQKANEIRQAVGSDGEDDNWSDT
- the LOC113762735 gene encoding protein SCAR3 isoform X2, encoding MPLVRVEVRSEYGLGAPELYAEANKEDPKAVLEGVAVAGLVGILRQLGDLAEFAGEVFHGLQEQVMITSSRSHKLVGRVQRIEAALPRLEKLVLAQRSHVHFAYTSGANWHSRLRCEQSHFVCSDLPRFIMDSYEHCRGPPHLDLLDKFDPGGPGSCLKRYSDPSFFKRASSGSDGAYTDKVLKEKKGRKIKKKRSVLKTGELLRGASFSNTSSRTQFASQNTDGQTSPFQTVSNYGVAKSDQSVFLGSRYWSVDFDGSSRPSYSMHDEEPAYNGSPLSSAMMQCNDSNYGVSKSDHGDQSMSLGSRYWSGDIEGLSRSSYSMHDEEQAYNESSSFPTGMPHSDSNNFVLVDGKAAVVDDSQSSLSGEQTGPSSFSVTWDGKTEILEPAGTEYYHDETVRTLSMKFDLITEERGAVNLETPKEYDHDENLEALSTNFHGETGRGASHLNTAGEYGYDDTLEAHPTNFNTETEERTSHLRSANRYDQDDSLDTLIEKFDGETEERGVVHFKTAKEHDYAHTAETWSMHSDVETQDRESSHLRAAKEYDHDANLEAHSTDVGIEERRAIQFKAAKEYDFADTSETHPREFDPKTVDREISDVRGAKGYDHDETLETRSVDFDLEGEDRDDIHLISAGQIDNKEFSIPVSGNIQLDGSKIEAVGQMNAKLGNEDVPIQTFSDIQRDDIDSETDNYVDALNTIESEYETDTDGPNKQEVEQYSDSDNKAVDHGLDMFTTGHSGSQSSNAESVGTTSCLPSNGTLGIDVYPQLSETCSGGAVTSDGIISSVPLETCALVQSSPMASKSPDSGSLPDAGFSEISDTPGSSNITSVTSNISSDSKNQSSGVRVCDKISGIFSELPKLSPELSSVTSATFWTNGGLLGLQPSKPPDFSMPTPSSEVEKSKDDRIGASILKSDITEGRSGSVDESAVPECSTPCQDERRGGILMKKASWLFSSADLGVNLQKLSDPCNQSYIDTSQHNGNSETYGTVVPVSPHTASTRGSLEKSSNSSRMFELGNKLLTNGFHQKPSFEKDDNSTSSPSAVVSELKNGSQNVNVRLISGRSKDMLSSISPLVSPPSSPPLGHMKISFQPINGFEDHKLQLKFPDGNVSNGSGRDMFPSFQLVPEPSIPLHDAGSDSEDDTFCRSSPYGSDCPSRRSDSNSEQWESSESPSSKEPELYDALRRISFTDPVPIYGNTGSAVQGEVNNNFRPQIPLARSSVEHSQSGHLFDLPILDTLHPSFMEGNDCDVNSLTELQCYKEPDPSPPPLPPPQWRAMKPQAEIADNRQVVLSENLGFAVDHMFGSTISQHPKPAPLKQEQIIEAAHTMKSKQPDLQKTTRQKEVNQAVLRKEIEENDFLHQIRTKSFNLRRTVTAKPTATAVPPTGCRK